One stretch of Nicotiana tabacum cultivar K326 chromosome 18, ASM71507v2, whole genome shotgun sequence DNA includes these proteins:
- the LOC107820112 gene encoding 3-ketoacyl-CoA synthase 3-like, with translation MDLISILFYGLPLFYLLFLIWKIIDRKRHQNCYILDYECHKPTDDRMLSTGFSGEIIRRNKHLGLNEYKFLLKAIVSSGIGEQTYAPRNVFYCRETCPTYEDGILEMEEFFHDSIDKVLKRNGISPNEIDVLVVNISMLTCMPSLAGRIINYYKMRKDIKVYNITGMGCSASLISINIVENIFKNEKNKVALMVTSESLSPNWYIGNNRSMILSNCLFRSGGCAVLLTNKMALKNKAMFQLKNLVRTHHGAKDEAYDSCIQKEDDQGHVGFHLDKTLPKAATKALIDNLKTIAPLILPVRELLRFAIVSLVRKMNWGSTKGGAKPVINFKTGVDHICLHTGGKAVIDGVGTNLNLSEYDLEPARMTLHRFGNTSASSLWYVLGYMEAKERLKKGDKVLMISFGAGFKCNSCLWEVLRDLGDGNVWKDCIDNYPPKNTANPFLEKFGWIQDEDPNTFCIPDDIVFP, from the coding sequence ATGGATCTCATTTCCATTTTGTTTTATGGTCTTCCTCTCTTTTATCTCCTCTTCTTGATATGGAAGATTATAGATCGAAAAAGACACCAAAATTGTTACATTTTGGACTACGAATGTCACAAGCCAACCGATGATCGAATGCTTAGCACAGGATTTTCGGGGGAAATTATTAGGAGAAACAAACATCTTGGCTTAAATGAGTACAAGTTTCTCTTAAAAGCTATTGTGAGCTCAGGCATTGGTGAACAAACATATGCACCAAGAAATGTCTTTTATTGTCGTGAAACATGTCCTACATATGAAGATGGAATTTTGGAAATGGAAGAATTTTTCCATGATAGTATTGACAAGGTCTTGAAAAGAAATGGAATATCCCCTAATGAAATCGATGTTCTCGTGGTGAATATATCCATGTTAACTTGCATGCCTTCTTTAGCTGGTCGAATAATCAATTATTACAAAATGAGGAAAGATATCAAAGTGTATAATATCACCGGGATGGGGTGCAGTGCTAGTCTCATATCGATAAATATCGTGGAAAATATTTTCAAGAATGAGAAGAATAAGGTTGCACTTATGGTAACATCTGAGTCCTTGAGTCCAAATTGGTACATAGGGAATAATAGGTCTATGATTCTTTCTAATTGTTTGTTTAGGTCAGGGGGGTGTGCAGTTCTTTTGACAAACAAAATGGCTTTGAAAAATAAGGCTATGTTCCAGTTGAAAAACCTAGTTAGAACACACCATGGTGCAAAAGATGAAGCTTATGATAGTTGCATACAAAAAGAAGATGATCAAGGTCACGTAGGTTTCCACCTTGATAAAACACTACCAAAGGCCGCGACGAAAGCACTAATCGATAATTTGAAAACAATTGCACCCTTAATTCTTCCAGTAAGAGAGTTACTTAGATTTGCAATTGTGTCActtgtgagaaaaatgaattgGGGTTCAACAAAAGGAGGAGCTAAGCCAGTGATCAATTTCAAAACAGGTGTAGATCATATTTGTCTTCATACAGGAGGAAAAGCAGTAATTGATGGAGTTGGAACAAATTTGAATCTAAGTGAGTACGATTTAGAGCCAGCAAGAATGACTTTGCATAGATTTGGTAACACTTCAGCAAGTAGTCTTTGGTATGTGTTGGGTTATATGGAGGCTAAAGAAAGATTAAAGAAAGGTGATAAAGTGCTAATGATCAGCTTTGGTGCAGGGTTTAAGTGTAATAGTTGTTTGTGGGAAGTGTTAAGAGATTTAGGAGATGGAAATGTTTGGAAAGATTGCATTGATAATTATCCTCCAAAAAATACAGCCAATccatttttggagaagtttgggtgGATTCAAGATGAAGATCCAAACACCTTTTGTATTCCTGATGACATTGTTTTCCCTTGA